In the Quercus lobata isolate SW786 chromosome 5, ValleyOak3.0 Primary Assembly, whole genome shotgun sequence genome, one interval contains:
- the LOC115990928 gene encoding uncharacterized protein LOC115990928, with the protein MEAHPARHSEQAPRPKKGRTEDKKERDNRKTGPLGRSQNYTPLNAPLDQVLMQIKDDPSLKWPEKMKGGPNKRNKNKYCRFHRDHGHDTDECYDLKQQIENLIRQGKLRHFVGRDHKDEKLKGKMEESSRPPLGEIRIIVGGNSMGQSSKSKKTYLKVVQNVQLSRRSPRTRSMDEPTISFTDEDAERIHHPHDDAIVITLLVADYTTKRVLVDNGSSADILYYPAFQQMRLGRDQLRPVCSPLIGFGGMKVQSVGTITLPVAVGSYPQQITREVNFLMVDCTSSYNAIIGRSTLNSWKAITSTTIYQSNFLRSTG; encoded by the coding sequence ATGGAAGCGCACCCAGCTCGACACTCAGAACAAGcccctcgtccaaagaagggacggacggaAGATAAGAAGGAACGAGATAACAGGAAGACAGGTCCCTTGGGAAGAAGCCAGAATTATACGCCCCTGAACGCTCCACTTGATCAGGtgctcatgcaaatcaaagacgATCCTTCTTTAAAATGGCCAGAGAAGATGAAGGGGGGTCCCAATAAGCGcaataagaacaaatattgtCGCTTTCACAGGGACCATGGGCATGACACGGATGAGTGTTATGACCTGAAACAGCAAATTGAGAaccttatcagacaaggaaagttGAGGCACTTTGTTGGAAGGGATCATAAAGATGAGAAGTTGAAAGGCAAAATGGAGGAATCATCCCGGCCCCCATTAGGAGAGATAAGGATTATCGTCGGAGGGAACTCAATGGGGCAATCTTCCAAGTCGAAGAAGACGTATCTCAAAGTGGTACAAAACGTCCAGCTCTCTAGACGATCACCAAGGACGAGATCAATGGACGAGCCAACCATTTCCTTCACCGACGAAGATGCTGAAAGGATCCATCACCCGCATGACGATGCGATCGTCATTACACTACTTGTTGCAGATTATACAACCAAGAGAGTGTTAGTTGACAATGGAAGCTCAGCAGACATATTGTACTACCCTGCCTTCCAACAGATGAGACTTGGACGGGATCAACTTCGTCCAGTTTGCTCACCACTGATAGGATTCGGAGGAATGAAGGTGCAGTCCGTGGGTACCATTACATTACCAGTTGCGGTAGGGTCATACCCGCAACAGATAACCAGGGAAGTCAATTTCCTCATGGTAGACTGTACCTCTTCATACAATGCCATTATTGGAAGATCAACTCTTAATAGTTGGAAGGCGATAACCTCTACTACCATCTATCAGTCAAATTTCCTACGGAGTACGGGATAG